Proteins encoded together in one Oncorhynchus mykiss isolate Arlee chromosome 7, USDA_OmykA_1.1, whole genome shotgun sequence window:
- the LOC110527603 gene encoding dual specificity protein phosphatase 19 produces MHSLAQEIQGFSKTKLKKQSTVVTTVLGRRHIETMDDSNVHEIEDPGMSCCGFVQDTSLDLHVGIIKPFLLLSSQDAAQDIETLKKFKVSHILNVAYGVKNNFPDLFSYKTVTILDIPETDITSYIQECSQFIDQAKTESGVVLVHCNAGVSRAASVLIGYLMYREGLGFDEAFAIVKEARPSIRPNPGFHEQLKNYKP; encoded by the exons ATGCATTCACTTGCACAGGAAATTCAAGGATTTTCGaaaacaaaactgaaaaagcaAAGCACTGTTGTGACAACTGTGCTCGGGCGACGGCACATAGAAACAATGGACGACTCCAACGTGCACGAAATTGAGGACCCAGGGATGTCATGCTGTGGATTTGTTCAAGATACCAGTTTGGATCTTCATGTTGGCATTATCAAGCCATTTCTACTGCTCT catcCCAAGACGCAGCCCAAGATATAGAAACTTTGAAGAAATTTAAG GTTTCACATATATTGAATGTTGCCTATGGTGTTAAAAATAACTTCCCAGATCTATTCAGTTATAAAACAGTGACCATTCTGGATATTCCGGAAACAGACATCACCTCATATATCCAAGAATGTTCACAGTTCATAGATCAAGCCAAAACTGAG AGTGGGGTTGTCCTGGTTCATTGCAATGCTGGAGTCTCCCGTGCTGCCTCAGTATTAATTGGGTACCTCATGTACAGAGAAGGTTTGGGGTTTGATGAAGCATTTGCCATTGTGAAGGAAGCAAGACCCTCTATCCGTCCCAATCCAGGATTTCATGAACAACTGAAAAATTACAAGCCATAG